One Calditrichia bacterium DNA window includes the following coding sequences:
- a CDS encoding efflux RND transporter permease subunit, with protein sequence MLQRVIDFSLRQKYVALALVALMGFGGFQALQQIPINSLPDVTPVQVLVITKAGRYSPFDVEKLVSYPIETAMNGLPDVKEVRSISQFGLSAVTVEFQEDTDIYFARQMISQRLQSIVDELPAGVSAPQLGPISTALGEIYQYAVHGDGHTLTELRTIQDWLIAPQLKTVKGVTEINSFGGFVKQYDVIVMPGKLRTYGISLKEVMDAIADNNSVSGGNFLEHNREQYIIRGFGQIRNASDLEQIIVKELEQRPVYLRDIADIQLGKQLRQGAVTKDGHGEVVTGIVMMLRGGNGREVINDIETRIAQVNKGLPEGVHIEKFYDQSDLVDRTTNTLATNLVEGGFLVIVVLLALLGEIRGALIVAAVIPFSMLFAFIGMREFGLAANLMSLGAIDFGMVVDGSVVMVENMVHRLQHDKGSRLAIMRRAAHEVARPIFFGVLIILMVYVPIMTFEGMEGILFRPMAITVATAVFGSLILAFVFIPAISAIVFRNGVKVKRNIILDWLKPRYVKLLKWHIAHRKPVLAGAVGVFALSIVLMFFTGTEFLPELDEGSILVEQIRLPSVTLRESVENANWFGGELVRNIPEIKSVVPKTGRSDLANDWMGVHQTDVWVLLKPMDEWRPGMTKEKIAEEIQPYLETEPGLAYNFTQPIAMRVDELTSGVKSDVAVKIYGEEMDILNRVGEAIAKVVEKLPGTDNYFLEQTTGQPYLNIDIDREAVAAFGLNVNDVQRVIETGIGGQTVSEVFEGQRRFDIVVRFPEDLRDNFEKIMQIPVYLPSGGFIPLKRVAKIVAQEGPREIARENGWRRVIVGANLRDMDIGTYVANLQTAIDTQVDVPPGYFLEFSGAFENQQRAMRHLMIVVPLSLFIILGLMYMMFGEMRYVFLIFLNLPFALSGGIFLLWVRGFYLSVSASIGFVALFGVAVLNGIVLVSHLNEMRRQGKNVHDTVIEGSADRLRPVLMTALVASLGFIPMAFNVGPGSEVQRPLATVVIGGLITATFLTLFVLPTIYNWLEKDDRIPRMPTEETFEEEGELVNGAM encoded by the coding sequence ATTTTACAACGGGTTATCGATTTCAGTTTGCGCCAAAAATACGTTGCGCTGGCGCTGGTTGCGCTCATGGGTTTCGGTGGATTTCAGGCGTTGCAGCAAATTCCCATCAACTCGCTGCCGGACGTAACGCCGGTGCAGGTTTTGGTGATTACCAAAGCAGGTCGCTACTCGCCGTTTGATGTGGAAAAGCTGGTCAGTTATCCCATCGAAACCGCGATGAACGGACTGCCGGATGTGAAAGAAGTGCGCTCGATTTCCCAGTTCGGGCTCTCCGCTGTAACCGTCGAATTTCAGGAAGATACGGATATTTATTTCGCCCGGCAGATGATCAGCCAGCGGTTGCAGAGTATCGTGGATGAACTGCCAGCGGGCGTTTCCGCGCCGCAACTCGGTCCCATTTCCACCGCGCTCGGCGAAATTTACCAGTACGCCGTTCACGGTGACGGACACACGCTTACGGAACTGCGCACGATACAGGATTGGCTGATCGCGCCGCAGCTCAAAACCGTAAAAGGCGTTACGGAAATCAATTCGTTTGGCGGATTTGTGAAGCAATACGATGTGATCGTAATGCCAGGAAAATTACGCACTTACGGCATCAGTTTGAAAGAAGTGATGGACGCCATCGCCGATAACAACAGCGTTTCCGGCGGCAATTTTCTCGAACACAATCGCGAGCAATACATCATTCGCGGATTCGGGCAAATCCGCAACGCGTCCGATCTCGAACAAATTATTGTGAAAGAACTGGAGCAGCGACCGGTGTATCTGCGGGATATCGCAGACATCCAGCTTGGCAAACAATTGCGTCAGGGCGCGGTCACCAAAGACGGTCACGGCGAAGTGGTCACCGGCATTGTGATGATGCTGCGCGGCGGCAACGGTCGCGAAGTGATCAACGATATCGAAACGCGCATTGCGCAGGTCAACAAAGGTTTGCCGGAAGGCGTGCATATCGAAAAATTTTACGACCAGTCCGATCTGGTTGACCGCACCACCAACACGCTGGCAACCAACCTCGTTGAAGGCGGATTTCTGGTCATTGTTGTGCTGCTCGCGCTGCTCGGCGAAATTCGCGGTGCGCTGATTGTTGCGGCGGTGATTCCGTTTTCGATGCTCTTTGCCTTTATCGGCATGCGCGAATTCGGGCTGGCTGCCAATTTGATGAGCCTCGGCGCTATCGACTTCGGGATGGTGGTGGACGGCTCTGTGGTAATGGTCGAAAACATGGTGCATCGCCTGCAGCACGATAAAGGCTCGCGGCTGGCGATCATGCGGCGCGCTGCCCACGAAGTTGCCCGCCCCATTTTTTTCGGCGTGCTGATTATTTTGATGGTGTATGTGCCCATCATGACCTTCGAAGGCATGGAAGGGATTCTCTTTCGCCCGATGGCGATTACCGTTGCCACTGCCGTTTTCGGCTCGCTGATTTTGGCGTTCGTTTTCATTCCGGCGATTTCGGCAATCGTGTTCCGCAACGGCGTTAAAGTGAAAAGAAACATCATTTTGGATTGGCTGAAACCGCGATATGTGAAGTTGCTGAAATGGCACATTGCTCACCGCAAACCGGTGTTGGCCGGCGCGGTTGGCGTGTTCGCGCTGTCGATTGTGCTGATGTTTTTCACCGGCACGGAATTTTTGCCGGAGCTCGACGAAGGCTCGATTTTGGTTGAACAAATCCGTTTGCCCAGCGTAACCCTGCGCGAATCGGTCGAAAATGCCAACTGGTTCGGCGGCGAGCTGGTTCGTAATATTCCCGAAATTAAATCGGTGGTGCCCAAAACCGGGCGTTCGGATCTCGCCAACGACTGGATGGGTGTGCACCAAACCGATGTTTGGGTGCTGCTCAAACCGATGGACGAGTGGCGTCCGGGTATGACCAAAGAGAAAATTGCGGAAGAAATCCAGCCGTATCTGGAAACGGAACCGGGGTTGGCTTACAATTTTACCCAGCCGATCGCCATGCGGGTGGATGAGCTGACCAGCGGCGTGAAATCCGATGTCGCCGTAAAAATTTATGGCGAAGAAATGGACATTCTCAATCGCGTTGGCGAGGCGATTGCCAAAGTGGTCGAAAAGCTGCCGGGAACGGACAATTATTTTCTCGAACAAACCACCGGTCAGCCGTATCTGAACATCGACATTGATCGCGAAGCGGTTGCCGCGTTCGGGCTGAATGTGAATGACGTGCAGCGCGTTATCGAAACGGGCATCGGCGGGCAAACCGTCAGCGAAGTGTTCGAAGGTCAGCGGCGATTCGATATCGTCGTGCGTTTTCCGGAGGATTTGCGCGATAATTTTGAGAAGATCATGCAGATTCCCGTTTATTTGCCCAGCGGCGGATTTATTCCGCTGAAGCGGGTTGCCAAAATTGTGGCGCAGGAAGGCCCGCGCGAAATCGCCCGCGAAAACGGCTGGCGGCGTGTGATCGTCGGCGCGAACCTTCGCGATATGGATATCGGCACGTATGTCGCCAATTTGCAAACCGCCATCGATACGCAGGTGGATGTGCCGCCCGGTTATTTTCTGGAATTCAGCGGCGCGTTCGAAAACCAGCAGCGCGCGATGCGCCATTTGATGATCGTTGTGCCGCTATCGCTGTTCATCATTTTGGGGTTGATGTATATGATGTTCGGCGAAATGCGCTATGTTTTCCTCATTTTCCTCAATTTGCCGTTTGCGCTCTCCGGCGGGATTTTCCTGCTGTGGGTGCGCGGATTTTATCTATCGGTTTCTGCGAGTATCGGATTTGTGGCGCTATTCGGTGTAGCGGTGCTCAACGGTATTGTGCTGGTTTCGCACCTCAACGAAATGCGTCGCCAGGGTAAAAATGTGCACGATACGGTCATCGAAGGCTCAGCCGATCGTCTCCGTCCCGTGCTGATGACCGCGCTGGTCGCCAGCCTCGGGTTTATCCCGATGGCCTTCAATGTCGGACCGGGATCGGAAGTGCAGCGACCGTTGGCAACCGTGGTTATCGGCGGGCTGATCACCGCAACATTTCTCACGCTGTTCGTTTTGCCAACCATTTACAACTGGCTGGAAAAGGACGACCGAATTCCCCGGATGCCCACCGAAGAAACGTTTGAAGAAGAAGGCGAACTGGTTAACGGTGCAATGTAA
- a CDS encoding CDP-alcohol phosphatidyltransferase family protein yields the protein MPKREFRLITPGIKDGFIKVIEKPVDFFIKRNVSPNFFTILGLVLSGVGAFFYAEGYLVWGGVFILIGGISDTFDGKIARTRNIATKFGAVLDSSLDRYAEFLMFLGIMIYLMRIDTPLHYWTSIIAFFALMGSIMVSYVRARAEGLGMEGKVGMMQRAERIVLIGIASLVHEYALIGVVWIVALFANITAIQRIHSVWKEEKEELRKK from the coding sequence ATGCCTAAACGTGAATTTCGCCTGATAACGCCCGGGATCAAAGATGGGTTTATTAAAGTTATCGAGAAGCCTGTAGATTTTTTTATTAAACGGAACGTCAGCCCCAATTTTTTCACCATCCTCGGCCTCGTATTATCGGGTGTCGGGGCATTTTTTTATGCGGAAGGGTATTTGGTTTGGGGAGGTGTTTTTATCCTGATCGGCGGTATCAGCGATACGTTTGATGGAAAAATCGCCCGAACCCGAAACATTGCCACCAAGTTCGGTGCTGTTTTGGATTCCAGCCTGGATCGCTATGCGGAATTTTTGATGTTCCTCGGTATCATGATTTATCTGATGCGTATTGATACGCCGCTGCATTACTGGACATCGATCATCGCTTTTTTTGCGCTGATGGGATCGATTATGGTCAGCTATGTCCGCGCCCGCGCAGAAGGATTGGGCATGGAAGGCAAGGTAGGGATGATGCAACGGGCAGAACGCATTGTGCTGATCGGTATTGCGTCGCTGGTGCATGAATACGCACTGATCGGTGTGGTGTGGATTGTTGCTTTGTTTGCAAATATTACAGCTATCCAACGCATCCATTCTGTTTGGAAAGAGGAAAAAGAAGAACTGCGAAAAAAGTAA
- a CDS encoding inositol-3-phosphate synthase, with product MSKKQALEIQPAKGKMGIVTPGMGAVATTFIAGVIAVRKGLGKPIGSLTQMGTIRLGKRTEHRAPMIKEFVPLTDLNDIVFGGWDIFPDDAYESAVNAGVLEKDLLDKIRPELQAIKPWKGVFDQNYVKKLNGTYVKSGGTKWDYAQMLMDDMKKFKEDNNLDRLVMVWCGSTEIYMKPHEIHNDLESFEKALKENHPAIPPSMIYAYAAVKMGVPYANGAPNLSVDVPALHQLAKETQTPIHGKDFKTGQTLMKTILAPGLKTRLLGLSGWFSTNILGNRDGEVLDDPESFKTKEESKLSVLEQILQPELYPDLYKDFYHKVRINYYPPRGDNKEGWDNIDIFGWLNYPMQIKIDFLCRDSILAAPIVLDLALFMDLAKRAGFQGIQEWLSFYFKSPLVKPGLYPEHDIFIQHMKLKNTLRFMMGEEQITHLGADYYQNYK from the coding sequence ATGTCTAAAAAACAAGCACTTGAAATCCAGCCTGCCAAAGGGAAAATGGGTATCGTAACACCGGGAATGGGTGCCGTGGCTACCACATTTATTGCCGGTGTAATAGCCGTTCGCAAAGGATTGGGCAAGCCGATTGGCTCGTTAACCCAAATGGGCACCATCCGGTTGGGCAAGCGCACGGAACACCGCGCGCCGATGATCAAAGAGTTTGTGCCATTGACAGATTTAAACGATATCGTATTTGGCGGATGGGATATTTTCCCGGATGACGCATACGAATCCGCGGTAAACGCCGGTGTTTTGGAAAAGGATTTGCTGGACAAAATTCGTCCGGAACTTCAGGCAATTAAGCCGTGGAAAGGCGTTTTTGATCAAAATTATGTAAAAAAACTGAACGGCACTTACGTAAAATCCGGCGGCACAAAATGGGATTACGCCCAAATGCTGATGGATGATATGAAAAAATTTAAAGAAGATAACAATCTGGATCGATTGGTGATGGTCTGGTGCGGCAGTACCGAAATTTACATGAAGCCGCACGAAATCCACAACGATTTGGAAAGCTTCGAAAAAGCGCTGAAAGAAAACCATCCGGCGATTCCGCCGAGCATGATTTACGCATACGCCGCAGTTAAAATGGGCGTGCCTTATGCGAACGGCGCACCGAACCTGTCTGTCGATGTTCCGGCATTGCACCAGTTGGCAAAAGAAACCCAAACACCCATTCACGGAAAAGATTTCAAAACCGGCCAAACACTGATGAAAACCATCCTCGCACCGGGATTGAAAACCCGTCTGCTCGGGCTTTCCGGCTGGTTCTCCACCAATATTTTGGGCAACCGTGATGGCGAAGTGCTGGATGATCCGGAATCTTTCAAAACCAAAGAAGAAAGCAAGCTTTCGGTGCTGGAACAAATTCTGCAGCCGGAATTGTATCCCGATTTATACAAAGATTTTTACCACAAAGTGCGGATCAACTACTATCCCCCGCGCGGTGATAACAAAGAAGGTTGGGATAACATCGATATTTTTGGCTGGCTGAATTACCCGATGCAAATCAAAATCGACTTCCTGTGCCGGGACAGTATTTTGGCCGCCCCGATTGTGCTGGATCTTGCGCTATTTATGGATTTGGCCAAACGCGCCGGATTTCAGGGCATCCAGGAATGGCTCTCATTTTATTTCAAAAGCCCGCTCGTTAAGCCGGGATTATATCCCGAGCACGACATTTTTATTCAGCACATGAAGCTGAAAAACACCCTTCGTTTTATGATGGGCGAAGAACAAATAACGCACCTGGGCGCGGATTATTATCAAAATTACAAATAA
- a CDS encoding response regulator transcription factor, producing the protein MKVLIVEDEKKVAQFIERGLSEENFEVAVVNDGDAGLAMAMSNSFDLVILDLMLPGKSGLDVCRELRQYDTKIPVLMLTARDTVEDKVRGLECGADDYLTKPFSFDELIARLRALARRVERKDAPMLVIDDLTVDVLTRKAFRSGEEIYLSAKEFDLLVYFLKNRNKVISRQMLAENVWDIHFDTGTNYIDVYVNYLRNKLKAGSGRQLIFTIRGSGYIMKDVHA; encoded by the coding sequence ATGAAAGTATTGATTGTTGAAGATGAAAAAAAAGTTGCCCAATTTATCGAACGGGGACTTTCTGAAGAAAATTTTGAGGTTGCAGTGGTCAACGATGGCGATGCCGGTTTAGCAATGGCAATGTCCAATTCGTTTGATCTTGTTATTCTCGATTTGATGTTGCCGGGAAAATCCGGGCTGGATGTTTGCCGGGAACTTCGCCAATACGACACCAAAATACCGGTGCTGATGCTCACCGCCCGCGATACCGTGGAAGATAAAGTTCGCGGATTGGAATGCGGCGCGGATGACTATCTCACCAAGCCCTTTTCTTTTGACGAACTGATTGCGCGGCTGCGCGCACTGGCTCGCCGGGTGGAACGGAAAGATGCGCCGATGCTGGTTATCGACGATTTAACCGTTGATGTGCTCACCCGGAAAGCGTTTCGCAGCGGAGAAGAAATTTACCTTTCCGCCAAAGAATTCGATCTGTTGGTGTATTTCCTCAAAAACCGCAATAAGGTTATTTCCCGCCAAATGCTCGCCGAAAACGTATGGGATATCCATTTCGATACCGGCACCAATTACATCGATGTTTATGTCAATTATCTGCGGAACAAACTTAAGGCCGGCTCCGGTCGCCAGCTGATTTTTACCATTCGCGGCAGCGGTTATATTATGAAAGATGTTCATGCTTAA
- the rsmI gene encoding 16S rRNA (cytidine(1402)-2'-O)-methyltransferase, which translates to MNITAAFPSVAIPEKAVVLRSHFPPLYTSPTDLNCRIANFILALDFLSNAPQIIGRFANEGKVLSNGTLYLVSTPIGNLEDITLRALRILKESDLILAEDTRTTGRLLAHFEIKNRMMSYHAHNETGRIPQVIGYMKDGQQIALVTDAGTPGISDPGHRLVKAAIQSQIPIVPIPGATALIPAITASGLPSQRFVFEGFLPRKKGRQTKLQQLAEEPGTIIIYESALRLEKTIRDIVKIMGNRYIVVSRELTKKFEEFIRGSAEDVLGKMESHTLKGEIVLLIAGTDFKPIEE; encoded by the coding sequence ATGAACATAACGGCAGCATTTCCGTCAGTAGCGATCCCGGAAAAGGCAGTTGTTTTACGATCACATTTCCCTCCGTTGTATACGAGCCCAACTGACCTGAATTGCAGAATAGCGAATTTCATTTTGGCGCTTGACTTTTTATCAAATGCACCGCAGATTATCGGGCGTTTTGCAAATGAAGGAAAAGTTTTGAGCAACGGCACATTATATTTAGTCAGCACACCCATCGGAAACCTCGAAGATATTACCCTGCGAGCGCTGCGGATTCTCAAAGAATCCGATTTGATTCTCGCAGAAGACACCCGCACCACCGGACGTTTACTCGCACATTTTGAAATAAAAAACCGGATGATGAGCTACCACGCCCACAACGAAACCGGCAGAATTCCCCAGGTTATCGGATACATGAAAGACGGCCAGCAGATCGCTTTGGTTACCGATGCAGGCACGCCGGGTATCTCCGATCCCGGTCACCGGTTGGTAAAAGCTGCGATCCAATCGCAAATCCCGATCGTCCCGATTCCCGGCGCAACGGCGCTAATTCCTGCAATAACGGCATCTGGTTTGCCGTCACAACGCTTTGTTTTTGAAGGATTTCTGCCCAGAAAAAAAGGGCGCCAAACCAAACTGCAACAACTGGCGGAAGAACCCGGCACTATCATTATATATGAGTCAGCCCTGCGGCTGGAAAAAACAATTCGAGATATTGTAAAGATCATGGGAAATCGTTATATTGTTGTTTCGCGTGAACTGACCAAGAAATTTGAAGAGTTTATTCGCGGATCAGCGGAAGATGTGCTCGGCAAAATGGAAAGTCATACATTAAAAGGTGAGATCGTGCTGTTGATTGCCGGGACAGATTTTAAACCAATTGAAGAATGA
- a CDS encoding S41 family peptidase: MFQRAKFTTLTITITVFVLIGWFFSYSMAGGNEEKYYKIDKGLHYLREVFETIARNYVDEVDPEVLSKAAIEGMLENFDPYTVFFKDPGSQQMRMITRGKYGGVGMEISVQSQQVVVISPMEGSPAQRAGIRAGDIVTKIDGVLTNSLNLQDASEHLRGKVGTPVMLEFMRPGLDKPLEITLIREEITLEDVTYAGFVEPGTAYFRLSAFSDKASEELKSAIHELQADMPIQRVILDLRSNPGGLLTAAVDIANIFLPPGQLVVSTRGIHESEHKFYTNESPLLPDQPLVVLINESSASASEIVAGAIQDWDRGVLVGSETFGKGLVQKVYPIDRINQAYLKITTAKYYVPSGRCIQKEDYKKDTDFFVDHSDSTEYDQKVDYFTQNRRVVHGGGGIYPDVVVDRENITRFLQTLLAKGYFFQFTVDYLSDHSEYSDPRNVPVTDKVLEDFRKYAMERNFSFDMEGEEQLSKFLKIAADEKFQDRDIKDLVGVALEKLRKEKERQFNKFKPQIRELLIAEFAEKSGGLASRIVANMPFDNQLQGALQVLKNGQEYREILAIR, from the coding sequence ATGTTCCAGCGGGCAAAATTTACAACGTTGACGATAACGATAACCGTATTTGTATTGATTGGCTGGTTTTTTAGCTATTCGATGGCGGGCGGCAACGAAGAAAAATACTATAAAATAGATAAAGGTCTCCATTATTTGCGGGAAGTGTTCGAAACCATCGCCCGAAATTATGTGGACGAAGTAGACCCCGAAGTGCTCAGCAAAGCCGCAATCGAGGGCATGCTGGAAAATTTCGATCCATATACCGTGTTTTTTAAAGATCCCGGTTCGCAGCAAATGCGCATGATTACCCGGGGAAAATACGGCGGCGTCGGGATGGAAATCAGCGTGCAGAGCCAACAAGTTGTGGTTATTTCGCCGATGGAAGGCTCGCCTGCTCAGCGTGCCGGCATCCGTGCCGGTGATATTGTTACCAAAATTGACGGCGTGCTTACCAACAGCCTCAATTTGCAGGATGCATCGGAGCATTTGCGCGGGAAAGTCGGGACGCCGGTGATGCTCGAATTTATGCGCCCCGGACTGGATAAACCGCTGGAAATCACGCTGATACGCGAAGAAATTACCCTCGAAGATGTTACCTACGCCGGATTTGTGGAACCGGGAACGGCATATTTCCGGCTGTCTGCTTTTTCCGATAAAGCCAGCGAAGAGCTGAAATCGGCGATTCACGAATTACAGGCAGATATGCCCATTCAACGGGTTATTCTGGATTTGCGAAGCAATCCGGGCGGGCTGTTGACCGCAGCAGTGGATATCGCCAATATTTTTCTGCCGCCGGGACAGTTGGTTGTTTCTACCCGTGGTATTCACGAAAGTGAACATAAATTTTACACCAACGAATCGCCGTTGTTGCCGGACCAGCCGCTGGTTGTTTTGATCAACGAATCCAGCGCCAGCGCATCCGAAATCGTCGCTGGCGCCATTCAGGATTGGGATCGCGGTGTGCTGGTCGGCAGCGAAACATTTGGCAAAGGGCTGGTACAAAAAGTATATCCCATCGATCGCATCAACCAGGCGTATTTGAAAATAACCACGGCAAAATATTATGTGCCGTCCGGACGCTGCATTCAAAAAGAAGATTACAAAAAGGATACAGATTTTTTTGTGGATCACTCCGACAGCACCGAGTACGATCAAAAAGTTGATTACTTCACCCAAAATCGCCGGGTTGTTCACGGTGGCGGCGGCATCTATCCGGATGTGGTTGTCGATCGGGAAAACATCACCCGTTTTCTGCAAACGCTGTTGGCGAAAGGTTATTTTTTCCAATTTACCGTAGATTATCTGAGCGATCATTCGGAATACAGTGACCCGCGAAACGTGCCGGTAACCGACAAAGTGCTGGAGGATTTCCGGAAATATGCAATGGAGCGCAACTTCTCTTTCGATATGGAAGGCGAAGAACAGTTGAGCAAATTTCTCAAAATTGCTGCGGACGAAAAATTTCAGGATCGCGATATCAAAGATTTGGTCGGCGTTGCGCTGGAAAAATTGCGCAAAGAAAAAGAGCGTCAATTTAACAAATTCAAACCGCAAATCCGGGAACTGCTGATTGCCGAATTTGCCGAAAAATCCGGTGGGCTGGCATCGCGGATTGTGGCGAACATGCCGTTCGACAACCAGTTGCAGGGCGCGTTGCAAGTGCTCAAAAACGGACAGGAATATCGGGAAATTTTGGCTATCCGTTGA
- a CDS encoding dTMP kinase, protein MAEFRQFISFEGIDYSGKTTQLKLLLARLQQSGIDAQLLREPGGTVISEKIREILLDKSHTEMHAKAEILLYSAARAQLVHQKLLPLLQSGATVIADRFFDSTTVYQGFGRNLDLTFVRSLNTFATSGLMPYKTFLIDISPDEALRRRQHSGRGSDRLDSESLTFFQAIHTAYHQLANDFPNRFVIISGERDVDSIAVEIWKKICELWTIA, encoded by the coding sequence ATGGCAGAATTCCGGCAATTCATATCATTCGAAGGCATCGACTATTCCGGAAAAACCACTCAGCTGAAATTGCTGCTGGCACGGTTGCAGCAATCCGGCATCGATGCCCAATTGCTCCGCGAACCCGGCGGAACCGTCATCTCCGAAAAAATCCGGGAAATTTTGCTGGACAAATCGCACACCGAAATGCACGCCAAAGCCGAAATTTTGCTGTATTCCGCCGCGAGAGCGCAACTGGTGCATCAGAAATTGCTGCCGTTGCTGCAATCCGGCGCAACCGTTATCGCCGACCGTTTTTTTGATTCAACAACCGTTTATCAGGGATTCGGGCGCAACCTCGATCTCACGTTTGTTCGCTCACTCAACACATTTGCGACCTCCGGACTGATGCCCTACAAAACATTCCTGATCGATATTTCCCCTGACGAAGCACTGCGTCGCCGCCAACATTCCGGTCGCGGCAGCGATCGGCTGGACAGCGAAAGCCTCACCTTTTTTCAGGCTATCCACACTGCCTATCACCAACTTGCAAACGATTTTCCTAACCGATTTGTTATCATTTCCGGCGAACGAGATGTGGACAGCATCGCCGTAGAAATTTGGAAAAAAATTTGCGAACTGTGGACTATCGCATAA
- a CDS encoding MATE family efflux transporter: protein MSSSQKSPLKNILKTSLPAVIDLSSQTVAWLIEAILIGNISAAALAGVGLALQIVILTFTVVLTFVVGASIIINQYLGAEDHWNANHVLAQAMMVGTIMAFVISLLWYFGGTQVFLAIREEEPSARIYGVQYLKIISYFGPLVILNFMGLGILRMVGDTVVTMKINLFTNILHLTLASILIFGLFGMPRMEAEGAALAVGIAHSIAFFITLYMLRSRKVSLFLSFTEYATPNFETFKRLYKLGLPTTVEQLVWAFGQLVLSFYAGLLGIVVLAAHQVFVRVQSVLTMAFQGFGLASMSLVGRSIGAGDDDAAIKAGWQTGWVALATAMLIGAGLMLTEQWWFSIFTKNEAVVTFGTSAVIVLAIIQMPKAMNMVFTGNLRGGGDLNWLMWLAISSVTIFEIIGSYYFAFVCELSLIGIWMVQGMDEASRLFCNFWRFHQRKWKIKDML from the coding sequence GTGAGTTCATCGCAGAAATCTCCGCTCAAGAACATTCTAAAAACTTCGCTGCCGGCTGTTATTGATTTGTCATCGCAAACAGTTGCCTGGCTTATCGAAGCTATTTTGATCGGCAATATTTCCGCAGCTGCTTTGGCAGGTGTCGGGCTGGCACTCCAAATAGTTATCCTCACTTTTACAGTTGTGTTGACATTTGTGGTTGGCGCATCCATTATTATCAATCAATATTTGGGTGCGGAAGACCATTGGAACGCCAATCATGTGCTGGCTCAGGCGATGATGGTCGGAACGATAATGGCATTCGTCATCAGCTTGCTATGGTATTTTGGCGGAACGCAGGTTTTTCTGGCCATCCGCGAAGAGGAGCCATCCGCCCGGATTTACGGCGTGCAATATCTCAAAATAATTTCCTATTTCGGTCCGCTGGTAATTCTCAACTTTATGGGATTGGGCATTTTGCGGATGGTCGGCGATACCGTCGTCACCATGAAAATCAATCTGTTTACCAATATTTTGCACCTGACGTTGGCGTCTATTCTCATTTTTGGGCTGTTCGGAATGCCGCGAATGGAAGCAGAGGGCGCAGCACTGGCAGTGGGCATCGCTCATTCAATCGCGTTTTTTATTACGCTTTACATGCTGCGCAGCCGAAAAGTATCGTTATTTTTATCGTTTACGGAATACGCCACACCCAATTTTGAAACGTTTAAACGATTGTATAAATTGGGTTTACCGACAACCGTTGAACAACTGGTCTGGGCGTTCGGTCAATTGGTGCTCAGCTTTTACGCCGGTTTGTTGGGAATTGTTGTGCTGGCAGCGCACCAGGTTTTTGTGCGGGTGCAGTCGGTGCTGACAATGGCGTTTCAGGGATTCGGTTTGGCATCGATGTCGCTGGTTGGGCGCAGCATTGGTGCTGGCGATGATGACGCCGCAATCAAAGCCGGTTGGCAAACCGGCTGGGTAGCGTTGGCTACGGCAATGCTGATTGGCGCGGGACTGATGCTGACCGAACAGTGGTGGTTCTCTATTTTCACCAAAAACGAAGCTGTGGTAACCTTTGGCACCAGCGCAGTAATTGTGCTGGCAATTATCCAAATGCCCAAAGCAATGAACATGGTGTTTACCGGAAATTTGCGCGGCGGCGGCGACCTCAACTGGCTGATGTGGCTGGCTATTTCCAGTGTCACTATTTTTGAAATTATCGGCTCTTACTATTTTGCTTTTGTTTGCGAATTATCGCTGATCGGCATTTGGATGGTGCAGGGAATGGACGAAGCCTCACGGCTGTTCTGCAATTTCTGGCGCTTTCACCAGCGAAAATGGAAAATAAAGGATATGTTGTAA